A genomic window from Populus alba chromosome 19, ASM523922v2, whole genome shotgun sequence includes:
- the LOC118052592 gene encoding TMV resistance protein N, with protein sequence MASSSSTNCWKHDVFLNFRGQDTRNTFTSHLHQALCNNGVHVYIDDELERGKAIAPALLQAIDQSRISIVVFSETYACSSYCLDELVKMLECKESKGQVVLPVFYNVDPSDVEVQNDSFGEPVLRAASMAAASTDKLLEWKEALTKAARLSGWHLDNGNEAKTIQSIVEKVLAILNRAFLHVADHPVGLDSHIQDLNCQLRLASNDVCMVGILGIGGIGKTTVAKAIYNEIANQFEGSSFLANVREMAKQNKVVELQQTLLSQILGDKNWSVGNIDFGISVIKDRLCSKKVLVVVDDVDNVDQLKRLAGEPDWFGAGSRIIITSRDEHVLVSHGVKFVHRVQELCRGDAFQLFSWHAFRNSQPKEEFMMHSREAVTYAQGLPLALVVLGSFLYGRSVHEWESQLDKLKQIPDKKIYEILKISYDGLEDDTQKAIFLDIACFFRGMDKDYVMKVFHACDFKPIIGVQVLIEKSLISIENNKLQMHDLIQAMGRQIVQQESPNIPGRRSRLWFHEDIVHVLTENMGTDEIEAIMLDFHEPEEMHLNAKAFKKMKRLRILIIRNALLTVAPVYLSNELRWLEWPGCPLLSLPSTFHARKLVVLNMQHSFISHFEGFKNYSCLKFMNFSGCGFLKETPDFSTIRNLERLNLEGCANLVEVHQSVGYLDKLEFLNVEFCSNLRSLPRRIKLKSLNTLLLSGCQELEAFPDVVEKMQCLEKLCLSGTAIKALPSSIKNISGLKVLTLTFCKNLADLPNSIYKLTHLECLLLEGCSKLDKFPVNGENEVPSNFLTSSNCYENSSGSDFLPAQANSLEGSSSLGFPALRWLDLRNCCLRNVNFLKMHDCFPMLKELDLSGNSFAIFPETLSLFTHLKSLRLHKCKKLQEIPELPRNIKRLEARDCELLERYSPLEKGGEWPAKLRVVDFSNCHELAKNQGKNLEDAFFSKAFHKQFQVEMFLPGSKIPEWFTFTSEQGSLTYLVPSSVLEKIQGLVICSILCLEDGVTANISCEMFVDGKSMILCSRHFFPLETDHMWLYYQPYCYTRALGKARNDLVRFEISFEVLGAPRGSALKMCGIYFIYKQDKTVSDPSSTQSTSYHTDHSVSFDLMTSSYVDDPDFALSPSMNRKRPASSDLTETCYNDDLELSLNPKVSRRKTDDDQCGEQFSFSLQPMDQKPGNHLIASKSGEHQLEHWLSLSLQPMDVSNWNPMCIKKLEEKVQLQPKSKQEMNFFNELGRSPIREHDAVEYETEKEETYISDVESLA encoded by the exons atggcttcttcttcttccactaaTTGTTGGAAGCATGATGTATTCTTGAATTTCAGAGGCCAAGACACCCGCAACACTTTTACTAGCCATCTACACCAAGCTCTGTGCAACAATGGAGTTCATGTGTACATTGATGACGAGCTTGAGAGGGGGAAAGCGATTGCTCCTGCACTCCTCCAAGCTATCGACCAATCAAGGATTTCCATTGTTGTTTTCTCTGAAACCTATGCATGCTCTTCCTATTGTTTGGATGAGCTTGTGAAGATGCTTGAATGCAAGGAATCGAAAGGGCAAGTGGTTTTGCCCGTGTTCTACAACGTGGATCCATCAGATGTAGAAGTGCAGAACGACAGCTTTGGAGAACCTGTGCTTCGTGCAGCTTCAATGGCTGCTGCAAGTACGGACAAGTTGCTGGAGTGGAAGGAAGCTCTAACAAAAGCAGCTAGATTGTCTGGGTGGCATTTGGACAACGG GAATGAGGCTAAAACTATCCAGAGCATTGTTGAAAAGGTCTTGGCTATATTGAACCGCGCATTCTTACATGTTGCCGATCACCCTGTTGGACTAGATTCCCATATCCAAGATTTGAATTGTCAGTTGCGCCTTGCATCAAACGATGTTTGCATGGTAGGGATTTTGGGAATTGGTGGAATAGGCAAGACAACTGTTGCCAAAGCCATTTACAACGAAATTGCTAATCAGTTTGAAGGTAGCAGCTTTCTTGCAAACGTTAGAGAAATGGCAAAGCAAAACAAGGTTGTTGAACTACAACAAACACTTCTTTCACAGATACTTGGAGATAAAAATTGGTCAGTTGGAAATATAGATTTTGGAATCAGTGTGATAAAGGACAGGTTGTGTAGTAAAAaggttcttgttgttgttgatgatgtggATAATGTGGACCAGTTAAAAAGACTAGCTGGAGAGCCAGATTGGTTTGGTGCAGGGAGTAGGATCATTATTACGAGTAGAGATGAACATGTGCTTGTTTCCCATGGAGTGAAATTTGTGCATAGAGTGCAGGAACTATGTCGAGGTGatgcttttcaacttttcagCTGGCATGCATTCAGAAATTCCCAACCCAAGGAGGAGTTCATGATGCATTCACGCGAGGCAGTAACTTATGCCCAAGGCTTGCCATTAGCTCTTGTTGTGTTGGGTTCTTTTCTGTATGGTAGGAGTGTACATGAGTGGGAAAGTCAATTAGATAAATTGAAGCAAATTCCTGATAAAAAGATATATGAAATACTCAAAATAAGTTATGATGGCTTGGAGGATGACACTCAAAAGGCCATTTTCCTTGATATTGCGTGTTTCTTTAGAGGAATGGACAAAGACTATGTGATGAAAGTGTTCCATGCTTGCGATTTCAAGCCAATTATAGGAGTCCAAGTTCTTATTGAGAAGTCTTTGATAAGTATAGAGAATAATAAGCTGCAGATGCATGATTTAATACAAGCAATGGGAAGACAAATTGTTCAGCAAGAATCTCCCAATATACCAGGTAGGCGCAGCAGATTGTGGTTTCATGAGGATATTGTTCATGTATTGACCGAAAATATG GGAACAGATGAGATTGAAGCAATAATGCTAGACTTCCATGAACCAGAAGAGATGCACTTGAATGCTAAAGCATTTAAGAAGATGAAAAGACTTCGAATACTTATAATCCGCAATGCTTTGTTAACTGTGGCTCCTGTATATCTCTCAAATGAGTTGAGATGGCTTGAATGGCCTGGGTGTCCATTATTGTCACTGCCATCTACTTTTCATGCAAGAAAACTTGTTGTTCTCAACATGCAGCATAGCTTCATCAGCCACTTCGAGGGATTCAAG AATTACAGTTGCTTGAAGTTTATGAATTTCAGTGGTTGCGGGTTCCTAAAAGAAACACCCGACTTCTCAACCATCAGGAATCTTGAGAGGTTGAATCTTGAAGGATGCGCAAATTTGGTTGAGGTTCACCAGTCTGTTGGATATCTTGATAAACTTGAATTCTTGAATGTTGAATTCTGCTCTAACCTCAGAAGTCTTCCCCgaagaatcaaattgaaatctCTTAACACCCTTCTTCTTTCAGGCTGTCAAGAGCTTGAGGCGTTTCCTGACGTCGTTGAAAAGATGCAATGTTTGGAGAAACTTTGTTTGAGTGGAACTGCAATAAAAGCGCTTCCTTCATCCATCAAAAATATATCTGGGCTTAAAGTCTTGACCCTGACATTTTGCAAAAACCTTGCCGATCTTCCTAATAGCATTTATAAACTTACACATCTTGAGTGTCTGCTTCTTGAAGGTTGCTCAAAACTTGACAAGTTTCCAGTGAATGGGGAGAATGAGGTACCATCAAATTTCCTtacatcttcaaattgttaTGAAAATTCCTCAGGATCGGACTTCCTTCCGGCTCAAGCGAATTCTCTTGAAGGCTCTTCCTCATTGGGATTTCCTGCGTTAAGATGGCTAGATCTACGAAACTGCTGTCTAAGAAATGTCAATTTCTTGAAGATGCATGATTGCTTTCCCATGTTGAAGGAATTAGATTTGTCAGGAAACAGTTTTGCTATCTTTCCAGAAACACTCTCGCTATTTACTCACTTGAAGAGCCTCAGATTACATAAATGCAAGAAGCTTCAAGAAATTCCAGAGCTTCCACGGAATATTAAGAGACTAGAAGCAAGAGATTGTGAATTGTTGGAAAGATATTCACCATTAGAGAAGGGAGGTGAATGGCCAGCCAAACTTCGCGTTGTTGACTTCTCAAACTGCCACGAACTAGCTAAAAACCAGGGAAAGAATTTGGAGGATGCATTCTTTAGTAAG GCATTTCATAAGCAATTTCAAGTTGAAATGTTCCTTCCTGgaagtaaaattccagaatggttcACGTTTACCAGTGAACAGGGCTCCTTGACTTACCTTGTACCTTCCTCTGTTTTAGAGAAAATCCAAGGACTGGTTATCTGCTCCATTTTATGTTTAGAGGATGGAGTGACAGCAAATATATCGTGTGAAATGTTTGTTGATGGGAAAAGCATGATTTTGTGCTCAAGACATTTCTTTCCATTGGAGACGGATCATATGTGGTTATACTACCAGCCATATTGCTATACTAGAGCCTTGGGTAAAGCAAGAAATGATTTAGTTCGCTTTGAGATTTCATTTGAAGTCCTCGGAGCACCAAGGGGTTCGGCGTTGAAAATGTGTGGGATCTATTTTATATACAAGCAAGATAAGACAGTGAGTGATCCAAGTTCCACTCAATCCACAAGTTATCACACAGACCACTCTGTTTCATTTGATCTCATGACAAGTAGCTACGTAGATGACCCCGACTTCGCTTTGAGTCCTAGTATGAACAGGAAGCGGCCAGCATCATCGGATCTAACTGAAACATGCTACAATGATGACTTGGAACTCAGTTTGAATCCAAAGGTGAGCAGAAGAAAAACTGATGATGATCAGTGTGGGGagcagttttctttttctctgcaGCCAATGGATCAGAAGCCGGGTAACCATTTGATAGCATCCAAATCTGGGGAGCATCAACTGGAGCATTGGCTTTCTTTATCTTTGCAGCCAATGGATGTGAGTAATTGGAATCCAATGTGCATCAAGAAATTAGAGGAAAAGGTTCAACTTCAACCAAAGAGTAAGCAAgaaatgaatt